Proteins encoded in a region of the Zea mays cultivar B73 chromosome 2, Zm-B73-REFERENCE-NAM-5.0, whole genome shotgun sequence genome:
- the LOC103646767 gene encoding uncharacterized protein yields the protein MKHLNVTTLDETSSEDVVSLRLELEKLQKHVQKQDDTILDLQHTVERQKRQHGYPDAPLSPPTDVRPAMKRQGYLDAPLSPPADVRPAMKRQVCISMKIYKFTDFFCTYI from the exons ATGAAGCATCTAAATGTAACCACTTTGGATGAAACATCCAGTGAAGATGTAGTATCACTTAGACTTGAATTGGAAAAACTTCAAAAGCATGTACAGAAGCAAGATGATACTATACTAGATTTGCAACATACTGTGGAGCGACAGAAAAGGCAACAT GGCTATCCAGATGCTCCTTTATCGCCACCAACAGATGTTCGTCCTGCTATGAAACGACAA GGCTATCTAGATGCTCCTTTATCGCCACCAGCAGATGTTCGTCCTGCTATGAAACGACAAGTATGTATCTCTATGAAAATATATAAGTTTACTGATTTTTTTTGCACATATATCTga
- the LOC103646764 gene encoding uncharacterized protein, with translation MARGGKQRITRSHDEYLSEDHIGEKSPQKNVASSEQNISNKEDHLDSRSDNESQDITMSNNINGEDQLDGADEVKEVKRRGKTKLINVWNIPRGHRVVVNCNELNQPIGEEAGVLAKFLGMVAKNGSLCSLSFKDWRLLIGKKDRNHKQINKEAILNQVKKRFLYPARMETWVLRPIGERWRQHKSNLKSIYFDPHKSQDANNSNAPDGVLADQWVALVNNWMTPKAQDLSEANRINCTRRKSMHTSGTKSFARSREELVLCLQL, from the exons ATGGCACGGGGTGGGAAACAACGCATTACTCGTAGCCATGATGAGTACTTGTCTGAGGACCATATTGGAGAGAAAAGTCCCCAAAAAAATGTTGCATCATCTGAACAAAACATAAGTAATAAAGAAGACCATTTAGATAGCAGAAGCGATAATGAGTCCCAAG ACATAACTATGTCAAATAACATAAATGGAGAGGACCAACTTGATGGCGCTGATGAGGTTAAAGAGGTTAAAAGGCGTGGGAAGACAAAACTTATTAATGTTTGGAACATTCCAAGAGGCCATAGGGTTGTAGTTAATTGTAATGAGCTGAATCAGCCTATCGGAGAAGAGGCAGGAGTCCTTGCAAAATTCCTTGGCATGGTTGCTAAGAATGGCTCCTTGTGTAGCTTAAGCTTCAAGGATTGGAGACTACTTATAGGAAAGAAAGATAGGAACCATAAACAAATCAATAAGGAGGCCATTCTTaatcaagtaaag AAGAGATTTCTTTACCCTGCCCGCATGGAAACATGGGTGCTGCGACCAATTGGAGAGAGATGGAGGCAACACAAGTCCAATTTGAAATCCATTTATTTTGACCCACATAAGAGTCAGGATGCTAATAATAGTAATGCTCCTGATGGTGTATTAGCTGATCAGTGGGTTGCGCTTGTCAATAATTGGATGACCCCTAAAGCACAG GATTTAAGTGAGGCCAATAGGATAAATTGTACAAGAAGAAAGTCAATGCATACATCTGGAACAAAAAGCTTTGCTCGGAGTAGAGAAGAATTGGTATTATGTTTGCAATTATAA
- the LOC103646768 gene encoding LOW QUALITY PROTEIN: ATG8-interacting protein 1-like (The sequence of the model RefSeq protein was modified relative to this genomic sequence to represent the inferred CDS: inserted 1 base in 1 codon; substituted 1 base at 1 genomic stop codon): MEDDNEVTGESHVADEWDMMSLTSSVYASPLFRXNIQXGTQTGLVMSDGFVFPPSEHENLPIEPEHENLPIEPEHDESNTNSLEKESRCAGNNDDDWCHVSPEEIDGVSNENLADNSDLPTASEATVPDSHPTEINAKREKDHTTCKADHTCERWWKKKTTYLFHHIKGVTTLCSVVAAGAVVGFVVMGQRWQQDHWHLHQFKFSVSGESMNRVIGAFSRLKDGLPGSEQLRSLLLTRVLPKQPLSA, from the exons ATGGAAGATGACAATGAGGTCACTGGAGAGTCACATGTGGCTGATGAATGGGATATGATGTCCCTGACTTCATCAGTATATGCTAGCCCATTATTCC TTAATATTCAGTAAGGCACACAAACTGGATTAGTCATGTCAGATGGCTTCGTGTTCCCTCCAAGTGAGCATGAAAATTTGCCAATAGAACCAGAGCATGAGAATTTGCCAATAGAACCAGAGCATGATGAATCAAATACAAACAGCCTTGAAAAGGAAAGTAGATGTGCTGGAAATAACGATGATGACTGGTGTCATGTATCACCTGAAGAAATTGATGGTGTAAGTAATGAAAATCTAGCTGACAACAGTGACTTGCCTACTGCCAGTGAAGCTACGGTACCAGATTCCCACCCTACAGAAATAAATGCTAAGCGAGAGAAAGATCATACGACATGCAAGGCTGATCATACTTGTgaaagatggtggaaaaagaaaaCCACTTATCTATTTCATCATATAAAAGGAGTGACTACACTCTGCTCAGTTGTGGCAGCTGGTGCTGTTGTTGGTTTTGTTGTAATGGGTCAGAGGTGGCAGCAGGACCATTGGCACCTTCATCAATTTAAGTTCAGTGTCAGCGGTGAG AGCATGAATCGAGTCATTGGAGCATTCAGTCGTTTGAAGGATGGGCTTCCTGGGAGTGAGCAACTAAGATCTCTGCTGCTGACTCGCGTACTCCCAAAACAGCCACTGAGCGCTTGA